A window of the Methanomassiliicoccales archaeon genome harbors these coding sequences:
- a CDS encoding CARDB domain-containing protein, with amino-acid sequence MHGKAITAMITITLILTCFPFVPVTQQAEGLVFSGNTPVDSNATHDAQAYPRIAVDLHGNISVVWAEGITYYDRIFYARSENSGYDFLEKVRVDDAGESSGHRSSPSIAVNETGSVFVVWEDARNDDVPSIFFSKSDDGGRTFSSNIQISPPGTHATEPDITIANNTIYVVWSQNVTIGSSSYTKIFLTRSLDWGITFEMPRRIDDTATTESLLSAPRAASLGSKLIIVWQDTRSDPLYDIYGAISNDSGVTFSANMKISDGPNYVKQTSPDVCFLPNGNPIVVWEDYRTGTSVIRASVSSDGGETFSYSRVVSDGGVSVDPSVASDSGGNISVAYKLQTLTTNEIRYAISRNGGMTFSPSIRVDDATTSSKRQNPDIAIYSGRVPLVVFEDRRETPQSIMFTKMINVPPLCTIDYPTPGSAVEGLIVISGHASDPDGNDTLVSVQVRVRSVGSGEGTEWEDAEGLTEWAFDFNTTRFFNGEYVIEARAFDGDSFSEIDSVNIFIENPVELFPDLIVTASNITFSPEIFEAGDYVNIVVNVTNIGNSDATGVEVEAFRGTSQIDSLKAIELLPINSSSTVSFVWQAIQGTHLIRILIDPDDKIKELNESNNFASVEISVPPSFLFMPDLVTVPGSLNLSSNEIRDGDEVVINATIANLGTEDAINIIVTFAIDGSPMTQQKFISYLPINGSENVSITWIAASGTHVITVSIDTSNLIGELNETNNNASITVTVQSIDEFPSWIVMIPVLLGFACVVSIIYYLRWRRPK; translated from the coding sequence ATGCACGGAAAGGCCATCACGGCCATGATTACTATCACCCTCATCCTGACATGTTTTCCTTTCGTTCCAGTCACGCAACAAGCCGAGGGACTTGTGTTCTCGGGAAATACGCCTGTTGACAGTAACGCAACTCACGATGCCCAGGCGTATCCGAGGATTGCAGTGGACTTGCATGGGAATATCTCAGTCGTCTGGGCGGAAGGCATAACCTATTATGATCGGATCTTCTACGCGAGGTCAGAAAATTCGGGATATGATTTTTTGGAGAAGGTGAGAGTTGACGATGCAGGGGAGTCCTCAGGACACCGTTCCTCTCCATCGATTGCCGTAAACGAAACAGGCTCCGTCTTTGTTGTTTGGGAAGATGCAAGGAATGATGATGTTCCTTCAATTTTTTTCTCAAAATCAGATGACGGTGGGAGGACTTTTTCAAGCAATATCCAAATCAGTCCTCCCGGGACTCATGCAACTGAACCAGATATCACAATCGCAAACAACACTATCTACGTTGTGTGGTCTCAAAATGTGACTATCGGTTCATCTAGCTACACCAAAATTTTCCTGACGAGGTCGCTTGATTGGGGGATAACATTTGAGATGCCGAGGCGAATTGATGATACTGCGACTACCGAGTCGTTATTAAGTGCGCCTAGGGCTGCGTCCCTCGGGAGCAAACTCATAATCGTCTGGCAAGACACTAGAAGCGACCCTCTTTATGATATATATGGCGCCATTTCTAATGATAGTGGGGTTACCTTTTCAGCAAATATGAAAATCAGTGATGGCCCGAATTATGTCAAGCAAACATCGCCAGACGTATGCTTTCTACCCAATGGCAATCCTATAGTAGTCTGGGAGGATTATCGAACAGGTACCTCAGTAATTCGCGCGTCGGTTTCCTCTGACGGTGGTGAGACTTTTTCGTACTCAAGGGTTGTCAGTGATGGTGGCGTCAGCGTTGATCCTTCTGTTGCCTCTGACAGCGGTGGTAATATATCGGTCGCTTACAAACTCCAGACGCTCACTACAAATGAAATTAGATACGCAATTTCAAGAAATGGTGGGATGACATTTTCACCGAGCATCAGGGTTGATGATGCGACGACCAGTAGCAAGCGCCAGAATCCTGATATTGCAATTTATAGCGGAAGGGTCCCCCTTGTTGTTTTTGAGGACAGAAGGGAGACACCACAAAGTATCATGTTCACGAAAATGATCAATGTGCCGCCCTTGTGTACGATTGACTATCCCACTCCAGGTTCAGCTGTCGAAGGACTCATTGTGATATCTGGACATGCATCTGATCCAGATGGAAATGATACACTTGTCAGTGTGCAAGTTCGCGTGAGAAGCGTTGGCTCTGGTGAGGGAACAGAATGGGAGGATGCAGAAGGTCTTACCGAATGGGCTTTTGACTTCAACACGACGAGATTCTTTAATGGCGAATATGTGATAGAGGCGAGGGCCTTCGATGGTGATTCTTTTTCTGAGATTGATTCGGTCAATATTTTCATCGAAAATCCAGTCGAGCTTTTTCCGGATCTCATCGTGACTGCTTCGAACATCACTTTTTCGCCGGAGATTTTTGAAGCTGGAGATTACGTAAACATCGTTGTCAACGTTACGAATATCGGCAACTCTGACGCAACTGGCGTCGAGGTGGAGGCTTTCCGCGGTACTTCGCAGATTGACTCGCTAAAAGCGATCGAACTCTTGCCCATAAATAGTTCGTCCACAGTGAGCTTTGTATGGCAAGCGATCCAGGGCACTCATCTGATTAGAATCTTGATCGACCCAGATGATAAAATCAAGGAACTTAATGAATCGAATAACTTTGCGTCAGTCGAAATATCAGTTCCTCCATCATTCCTTTTCATGCCAGATCTTGTCACAGTCCCTGGAAGTCTCAATCTATCATCGAATGAGATCAGGGATGGAGATGAGGTCGTAATAAATGCAACGATCGCAAATCTTGGAACGGAAGACGCGATTAACATTATCGTCACTTTTGCCATTGACGGCTCTCCGATGACGCAGCAGAAGTTCATCAGTTATTTACCGATCAACGGAAGTGAAAATGTCTCGATAACATGGATCGCGGCAAGTGGAACCCACGTGATCACAGTATCGATTGATACTTCGAACCTCATTGGTGAACTTAACGAGACAAATAACAACGCATCGATTACCGTCACGGTTCAGTCGATTGATGAGTTTCCTTCATGGATTGTTATGATCCCAGTTCTATTGGGTTTTGCTTGTGTGGTGTCAATCATTTATTACCTGCGTTGGAGACGACCGAAATGA
- a CDS encoding helix-turn-helix domain-containing protein, producing the protein MIEALLSIMIPESWVTDILKKYSAKIEFIECMPFGKKGGRGLVEMGGDKTTMESIIKEIKMHPAVCRAEISFRNDGKASGYIITNKCVACEALSRSECFLRSATSIGNGKVLWRVVSGKKKSLASLVRDLKSVGCQVEIKSVTKVEGTSMLTRRQEEVLRLAFEKGYYDCPKKTTIRDLAKELDISPSALGEILQRGEKAILEEYFRKKR; encoded by the coding sequence ATGATAGAGGCACTACTTTCGATTATGATTCCTGAAAGCTGGGTAACGGATATACTGAAGAAGTACTCTGCAAAGATCGAGTTTATCGAGTGCATGCCTTTCGGGAAGAAAGGTGGAAGGGGTCTCGTCGAAATGGGTGGGGATAAGACAACAATGGAATCGATCATTAAGGAGATCAAGATGCACCCTGCCGTGTGCAGAGCAGAGATCTCGTTTCGCAACGATGGTAAGGCCTCAGGATATATCATCACAAATAAGTGTGTCGCTTGTGAAGCCCTATCGCGATCTGAATGCTTCTTACGATCAGCTACGAGCATCGGAAACGGAAAAGTCCTTTGGAGAGTTGTTAGTGGGAAGAAGAAGTCGCTCGCTTCACTCGTGCGAGACCTTAAGTCAGTCGGGTGCCAGGTTGAGATCAAAAGCGTAACAAAAGTTGAAGGCACGAGCATGTTGACGAGACGCCAGGAAGAGGTCCTTAGGCTGGCCTTCGAAAAGGGTTATTATGATTGCCCAAAGAAAACCACCATTAGAGATCTTGCAAAGGAACTCGACATATCCCCTTCAGCGCTTGGTGAGATTCTGCAGAGGGGGGAGAAGGCAATACTGGAGGAGTACTTCAGAAAAAAGAGATGA
- a CDS encoding P-loop NTPase — protein MTMSSTTQEIKVETKSSKRSAEDVKLAENLKKIKHKIMVMSGKGGVGKSTIAVNLAFGLAMRGMEVGILDADIHGPNVPKMLGVEHALLTHDGSYILPVIV, from the coding sequence ATGACGATGAGCTCAACAACTCAAGAGATTAAAGTCGAAACAAAGAGTTCGAAGCGTAGTGCAGAAGATGTGAAACTGGCCGAGAACTTGAAGAAGATCAAGCACAAGATCATGGTAATGAGTGGAAAAGGAGGAGTCGGGAAAAGCACGATCGCAGTCAACCTGGCTTTCGGGCTTGCAATGAGAGGTATGGAAGTCGGCATTCTCGACGCTGACATACATGGCCCGAATGTGCCAAAGATGCTCGGGGTAGAGCACGCGCTTCTCACGCACGACGGTTCCTATATCCTTCCAGTAATTGTC